In the genome of Coregonus clupeaformis isolate EN_2021a chromosome 1, ASM2061545v1, whole genome shotgun sequence, one region contains:
- the LOC121575896 gene encoding leucine-rich repeat, immunoglobulin-like domain and transmembrane domain-containing protein 2, with the protein MATLYTVLAIVLLFYRVTPGSTSCLPGCSCTNDNLGRSLLCMETAMGRIPDNVPNDFSKIRIENSHLTELPRRSFANVNALASLWLNFNDITLMNIKSLEGLTNLTELRLQGNKLRSVPWTAFQDTPNLKILDLKHNRLDVLPESALRQLPGLTYLDLSFNQLTVISRDVFLNWPLLNTQERNGGKEASSGEANVVLALHDNPWLCDCRLKGFLEFIKTVSPPLILMNSYLTCTGPSSRAGKFFLEVGLKTCMKPEASASETNMTVSLGDNVTLQCLVKARPDPAIHWSYSLKIIRGFTVSETRVDDETIRSQLVIPSLQMADRGVYTCFANNFIGNSSASFLVNIKSFNASSSGGSAMSPPPFPLASADENVYIDIRISKQTVYGITLEWYAATDNPSETWFTIHLGKYHSDKRELTYIGPGINTYSVNDLIPVTKYEVCVTLKNQMPRAGQCIVFVTGSDISQLEQRAKLIHIMVIVCAMGLAVPVGMYACTTDTRCTFSCLDRCTEQCKRRRRQEKTLRTNGERQGTFDSLQAASDEGLCGDSDEVMKKRSKSSEERNNHRGKAQDLPETTTGAKLY; encoded by the exons ATGGCCACCTTGTATACAGTATTAGCTATAGTTTTGCTATTCTATCGAGTTACTCCTGGATCAACATCTTGTTTACCCGGCTGTTCTTGCACAAATGACAACTTGGGAAG atCCTTACTTTGTATGGAAACCGCCATGGGACGAATCCCAGACAACGTTCCAAATGATTTCAGTAAAATTCGAATAGAGAATTCCCACCTGACCGAATTACCTCGCCGCTCCTTCGCTAACGTGAACGCCTTGGCGTCTCTGTGGTTGAATTTCAACGACATCACCCTGATGAACATCAAGAGTCTGGAGGGGCTGACGAATCTAACAGAACTGCGGCTACAGGGAAACAAGCTGCGTTCAGTCCCATGGACGGCGTTCCAGGATACGCCGAACCTGAAGATTTTGGACCTGAAACATAACCGACTAGACGTGCTGCCGGAATCCGCCCTGAGACAACTACCAGGCCTGACCTatttagatttatccttcaatcaGCTTACTGTCATATCCAGGGATGTCTTCCTCAACTGGCCTCTCCTCAACACGCAGGAGAGAAACGGAGGTAAAGAGGCCAGCAGTGGAGAGGCCAACGTCGTTTTAGCGCTGCACGACAACCCTTGGCTGTGTGACTGCCGCCTCAAAGGTTTCCTTGAGTTTATCAAAACCGTTAGTCCACCTCTAATTCTGATGAACTCGTACCTGACGTGCACGGGCCCCAGTTCCAGGGCGGGGAAGTTCTTCCTCGAGGTCGGTTTGAAAACATGTATGAAACCCGAGGCCTCAGCCTCAGAAACCAACATGACGGTGTCACTGGGGGACAATGTAACCCTCCAGTGCTTAGTCAAAGCCAGGCCTGACCCCGCCATCCACTGGTCATACAGCCTAAAGATTATAAGGGGATTTACTG TCTCAGAGACCCGTGTGGATGATGAGACCATCAGATCTCAGCTGGTCATCCCATCCCTTCAAATGGCGGACCGAGGTGTCTACACCTGCTTCGCCAACAACTTCATAGGCAACTCCTCCGCCAGTTTCCTGGTCAACATCAAGTCTTTCAATGCCTCGTCCTCCGGCGGTTCAGCCATGTCTCCTCCCCCGTTCCCCCTGGCCTCAGCCGACGAGAACGTATACATTGACATCCGCATCTCCAAGCAGACGGTCTACGGCATCACTCTGGAGTGGTACGCTGCGACAGACAACCCGTCAGAAACCTGGTTCACCATCCACTTGGGGAAATACCACTCGGACAAAAGGGAGTTGACATACATCGGGCCGGGCATCAACACCTATTCGGTCAACGACCTCATACCGGTTACTAAATACGAAGTGTGTGTGACGCTGAAGAACCAGATGCCCCGCGCCGGCCAGTGCATCGTGTTCGTAACAGGAAGTGACATCAGCCAGCTGGAACAACGAGCGAAGCTCATCCATATTATGGTGATCGTGTGTGCCATGGGGCTGGCGGTGCCCGTGGGCATGTACGCCTGCACCACCGACACCAGATGTACGTTCAGCTGCCTGGACCGCTGTACGGAGCAgtgtaagaggaggaggaggcaggagaaGACCCTGAGGACGAATGGGGAGAGACAGGGGACCTTCGACAGCCTCCAGGCCGCCAGCGATGAAGGACTCTGTGGTGACTCTGATGAGGTGATGAAGAAGAGGAGTAAGTCCTCAGAGGAAAGAAACAACCACAGGGGAAAAGCACAAGATCTACCAGAGACAACCACTGGAGCAAAGCTATATTAG